The sequence TGGTCGACACCTTGGAGCCGGCGACGATGGCGGCCATCGGGCGGGCCGGGTTGCCCAGGGCCTTGCCCAGGGCGTCCAGCTCGGCGGCCAGCAGCGGGCCAGCGGCAGCGACCTTGGCGAACTTGGCCACGCCGTGGGTCGAGCCCTCGGCGCGGTGGGCAGTGCCGAAGGCATCCATGACGAAGACGTCGCACAGGGCGGCGTACTTCTGCGCCAGCTCGTCGGCGTTCTTCTTCTCGCCCTTGTTGAAGCGCACGTTCTCGAACAGCACGACTTCACCGGCTTTCACTTCGACGCCGTCGAGGTAGTCCTTGACCAGCGGCACTTCACGGCCCAGGGCCTTGCTCAGGTAGGCGGCGACCGGCTGCAGGCTGTTCTCCTCGGAGTATTCGCCTTCGGTCGGACGACCCAGGTGCGAGCAGACCATCACCGCCGCGCCCTTCTCCAGGGCCAGCTTGATGGTGGGCAGGGAGGCCAGGATGCGAGCGTCGCTCTTCACCACGCCGTCCTTCACCGGCACGTTGAGGTCCTCGCGGATCAGCACGCGCTTACCTTGGAGGTCGAGGTCGGTCATCTTCAAAACGGTCATGACGTCAGTCCTGTCTGGGCTGTTTGAATTGCGTTCATTGGGCGACCCGCAGGAAATGCCCCGCGGTGTCGAGCATACGGTTGGCGAAGCCCCATTCGTTGTCGAACCAGGCCAGCAGGTTCACCAGGCGCGGACCGGAAACTCGGGTCTGGCTGCCGTCGACGATCGCCGAATGCGGGTCGTGGTTGAAATCGCAGCTGGCGTGGGGCAGTTCGGTGTAGTCCAGCAGGCCCTTGAGCGGCCCGTGGTTGGCGGCTTCGCGCAGCACCTTGTTGATTTCCGCGGCGGAAGTGTCGCGGGCGACCTGCAGGGTGATGTCGAGCGCCGAGACGTTCACCGTCGGCACCCGCACGGCTTTGGCCTGGATACGCCCGGCAAGTTCCGGCAGCAGTCGCTCGATGCCGCGCGCGAGGCCGGTCGACACCGGAATCACCGACTGGAAGGCCGAGCGCGTGCGGCGCAGGTCTTCGTGGTGGTAGGCGTCGATCACCGGCTGGTCGTTCATCGCCGAGTGGATGGTGGTGATGGAGACGTACTCGATGCCCACCGCCTCGTTCAGCAACTTGAGCAGCGGCACGCTGCAGTTGGTGGTGCAGGAGGCGTTGGACACCAGCTTCTCGGCGCCGCTCAGCTGCTGCTGATTGATGCCGAAGACCACGGTGGCGTCGATATCGGTCTCGCTGGCCATCGGCTGCGAGAACAGCACGCGCGGTGCGCCGGCAGCCAGGAAGCGCTCGCCATCGGCACGGGTGTTGTAGACACCGGAGCACTCCAGCACCAGGTCGATGTCCAGCGCGGCCCAGTCGATGGCCTCGGGCTCGGCCTGGCGCAGCACTTTCACGCAATCGCCGCCGACATGCAGGCAACCGTCGGCCACGCGCACCTCGCCGGGGAAGCGGCCGTGGGTGGAGTCGAAGCGGGTCAGGTATTCCAGGCTGGGCAGGTCGGCCAGGTCGTTCAGCGCGACGATGGAAAAACCGGCGGCGGCG is a genomic window of Pseudomonas knackmussii B13 containing:
- a CDS encoding phosphoglycerate kinase; translated protein: MTVLKMTDLDLQGKRVLIREDLNVPVKDGVVKSDARILASLPTIKLALEKGAAVMVCSHLGRPTEGEYSEENSLQPVAAYLSKALGREVPLVKDYLDGVEVKAGEVVLFENVRFNKGEKKNADELAQKYAALCDVFVMDAFGTAHRAEGSTHGVAKFAKVAAAGPLLAAELDALGKALGNPARPMAAIVAGSKVSTKLDVLNSLAQICDQLIVGGGIANTFLAAAGYKVGKSLYEADLVDTAKAIAAKVSVPLPVDVVVAKEFAESAAATVKAIADVADDDMILDIGPQTAAQFAELLKSSKTILWNGPVGVFEFDQFGEGTKTLAKAIAESPAFSIAGGGDTLAAIDKYGVAEQISYISTGGGAFLEFVEGKVLPAVEVLEQRAKQ
- the epd gene encoding erythrose-4-phosphate dehydrogenase, which produces MSKRPYRVALNGYGRIGRCVFRALHERGAAAGFSIVALNDLADLPSLEYLTRFDSTHGRFPGEVRVADGCLHVGGDCVKVLRQAEPEAIDWAALDIDLVLECSGVYNTRADGERFLAAGAPRVLFSQPMASETDIDATVVFGINQQQLSGAEKLVSNASCTTNCSVPLLKLLNEAVGIEYVSITTIHSAMNDQPVIDAYHHEDLRRTRSAFQSVIPVSTGLARGIERLLPELAGRIQAKAVRVPTVNVSALDITLQVARDTSAAEINKVLREAANHGPLKGLLDYTELPHASCDFNHDPHSAIVDGSQTRVSGPRLVNLLAWFDNEWGFANRMLDTAGHFLRVAQ